The following are encoded together in the Citrus sinensis cultivar Valencia sweet orange chromosome 1, DVS_A1.0, whole genome shotgun sequence genome:
- the LOC102625396 gene encoding polygalacturonase At1g48100, with translation MESIRELLLILLAVILLVQNLSNVEARYHHHKKQKNKGSTVPPPASPENPVSSSPSYSPSVPSDPYPNDPVNSTDCIFDVRDYGAVGDGSADDTAAFRAAWKAACAVEAGVVLAPSDYVFKITSTIFSGPCKPRLVFQLDGVLMPPDGPDTWPKADSRKQWLVFYKLDDMTFTGKGTIEGNGQPWWDLPCKPHRGPNGSTSSGPCDSPALIRFFMSSNLVVSGLTIQNSPQFHMKFDGCEGVMIDKLSISSPKLSPNTDGIHIENTKSVGIYNSMISNGDDCISIGTGCSDVDIADVTCGPSHGISIGSLGAHYSQACVSNITVRNAIIRESDNGLRIKTWQGGTGCVSDLSFENIQMENVRNCINIDQYYCLSKECLNQTSAVFVTGITYRNIKGTYDVRTPPIHFACSDTVPCTKITMAEVELLPYEGQLLDDPFCWNAYGTQETLTIPPIDCLQEGEPQSEQEVSAYGC, from the exons ATGGAGAGTATTCGGGAGCTGTTACTAATTCTACTAGCAGTGATTCTTTTGGTACAAAATTTAAGCAATGTGGAAGCAAGGTACCATCATCAcaagaaacagaaaaacaaaggCTCCACTGTTCCTCCCCCGGCTTCTCCAGAGAATCCTGTCTCTTCATCACCTTCATATTCTCCATCAGTCCCCTCAGACCCTTATCCGAATGATCCAGTGAATTCCACTGACTGCATTTTTGATGTAAGAGATTACGGGGCAGTTGGTGATGGCTCTGCCGATGACACCGCTGCTTTCAGGGCTGCATGGAAAGCAGCCTGTGCTGTAGAAGCAGGGGTTGTTCTGGCTCCTTCAGATTatgttttcaaaatcacttcaACAATTTTCTCAGGGCCGTGCAAGCCAAGACTTGTATTCCAG CTTGATGGGGTTCTAATGCCACCTGATGGACCGGATACTTGGCCCAAAGCTGATAGCCGCAAGCAATGGCTTGTGTTTTACAAACTTGATGATATGACATTCACTGGTAAGGGCACCATTGAAGGGAATGGACAGCCATGGTGGGATCTGCCCTGCAAACCTCACCGG GGGCCTAACGGATCGACGTCATCAGGTCCATGTGACAGCCCTGCT TTGATTAGGTTCTTCATGAGCTCAAATTTGGTAGTTAGTGGCTTAACAATTCAAAACAGTCCTCAGTTTCACATGAAGTTTGATGGATGCGAAGGCGTCATGATTGACAAGCTCTCCATTTCTTCACCAAAACTCAGCCCCAACACCGATGGAATCCACATTGAGAACACAAAGTCTGTTGGAATTTACaattccatgataagcaacg GTGACGATTGCATTTCGATTGGAACCGGGTGCTCAGATGTGGATATTGCTGATGTCACTTGTGGGCCAAGTCACGGGATCAG CATTGGGAGCCTTGGTGCGCACTATTCCCAGGCATGTGTCTCAAACATAACAGTCCGAAATGCAATCATTAGAGAATCAGACAATGGCCTAAGGATCAAGACATGGCAAGGTGGCACAGGCTGCGTTTCCGACTTGTCATTTGAGAACATTCAGATGGAAAATGTGAGAAACTGCATAAACATAGACCAATACTACTGCTTATCAAAGGAGTGCTTAAACCAGACCTCAGCAGTATTTGTCACAGGCATCACATACAGGAACATTAAGGGAACTTACGACGTACGCACCCCACCAATCCACTTTGCCTGCAGTGACACTGTGCCCTGCACAAAGATTACAATGGCTGAAGTTGAGCTTCTCCCATATGAAGGACAACTGCTTGATGATCCATTTTGTTGGAATGCTTATGGAACTCAAGAAACTTTAACTATTCCTCCTATTGATTGCTTGCAAGAAGGGGAGCCTCAATCAGAGCAAGAAGTTTCTGCATACGGCTGCTAA
- the LOC102624725 gene encoding boron transporter 1 produces MEESFVPFRGIKNDVEKRLKCYKQDWTGGFRAGFSILAPTTYIFFASAIPVISFGEQLDRETDGTLTAVQTLASTALCGIIHSIIGGQPLLILGVAEPTVIMYTFMFNFAKNRSDLGSKLFLAWTGWVCMWTALLLFLLAILGACSIINRFTRIAGELFGLLIAMLFMQEAIKGIVDEFRVPERENPKLIEYQPSWRFANGMFALVLSFGLLHTALRSRKARSWRYGSGCLRGFIADYGVPLMVLVWTAVSYIPARSVPKGIPRRLFSPNPWSPGAYENWTVIKDMLNVPLLYIIGAFIPATMIAVLYYFDHSVASQLAQQKEFNLRKPSSFHYDLLLLGLMVIICGLLGIPPANGVIPQSPMHTKSLATLKHQLLRNRLVETAHKCISNNASLGQVYGSMQEAYQQMQSPLIYQESSAQGLKELKESRIQMDASVDENAFDIEKEIDDLLPVEVKEQRLSNLLQSTMVGGCVAAMPLLKRIPTSVLWGYFAFMAIESLPGNQFWERILLIFTAPSRRYKVLENYHATFVETVPFKTILVFTIFQTAYLLVCFGITWVPIAGVLFPVMIMLLVPVRQYVLPRFFKGAHLQDLDAAEYEEAPALSFNLASEREMSRTTSFTREMSRSASFAKDISRNTSFAKDMSRSSSFASDGEILDGMVTRSRGEIRRMCSLKHTSCSETSSKELKSLQSPRVSEKVYSPRVSELKGELSPRQRARGPFSPSAGESKPSNLGKSG; encoded by the exons ATGGAGGAAAGCTTTGTGCCATTTCGCGGAATCAAGAATGATGTTGAAAAGAGATTGAAGTGTTACAAGCAAGATTGGACTGGTGGCTTTAGAGCAGGCTTCAG TATTCTGGCCCCCACAACATATATATTCTTTGCATCAGCAATTCCGGTTATCTCATTTGGGGAACAGTTGGACAGAGAGACAG ATGGGACTCTCACTGCTGTTCAGACATTAGCATCTACAGCATTATGTGGAATTATACACTCTATCATAGGAGGTCAGCCATTGCTGATTCTTGGAGTTGCAGAGCCAACTGTGATTATGTACACATTCATGTTCAATTTTGCAAAAAACAGGTCAGACTTGGGATCAAAGCTCTTTCTAGCCTGGACTGGATG GGTGTGCATGTGGACAGCCCTCTTGCTGTTCCTATTGGCCATCCTAGGAGCTTGCTCCATCATCAATAGGTTTACTCGTATTGCTGGGGAATTGTTTGGCCTTCTTATTGCAATGCTTTTCATGCAGGAAGCTATCAAG GGAATAGTTGATGAATTTCGTGTACCAGAAAGAGAAAATCCAAAGTTGATTGAGTATCAACCTTCATGGAGATTTGCCAATGGGATGTTTGCTTTGGTTCTATCTTTTGGCCTTCTACATACTGCATTACGAAGCAGAAAAGCAAGGTCATGGCGATATGGGTCTG GCTGTCTGCGGGGCTTCATAGCAGATTATGGTGTGCCACTGATGGTTCTGGTCTGGACTGCTGTTTCATATATACCAGCTAGAAGTGTTCCTAAAGGAATTCCTAGGCGCCTCTTCAGTCCAAATCCATGGTCACCTGGTGCATATGAGAATTGGACTGTCATCAAG GATATGTTGAATGTGCCACTTCTGTACATTATTGGAGCTTTCATTCCCGCAACAATGATTGCGGTGCTCTATTATTTTGACCATAGTGTTGCATCCCAGCTGGCGCAGCAGAAAGAATTCAATTTGAGAAAGCCTTCTTCTTTCCATTATGATTTACTTCTTTTGGGGTTGATG GTCATAATCTGTGGTCTCCTTGGTATACCTCCAGCAAATGGTGTTATTCCGCAATCACCAATGCATACTAAAAGTTTGGCAACCCTGAAGCACCAG TTACTTCGCAATCGGCTTGTGGAAACTGCTCATAAATGTATCAGCAATAATGCAAGCTTGGGACAGGTTTACGGAAGCATGCAAGAAGCTTATCAACAGATGCAGAGCCCACTGATTTACCAGGAATCTTCTGCTCAA GgattaaaagaattgaaagagTCAAGAATCCAAATGGATGCTTCAGTTGACGAGAATGCATTTGATATTGAGAAGGAGATTGATGATTTATTGCCTGTCGAGGTGAAAGAACAGCGGCTAAGTAACTTGCTCCAATCTACAATGGTAGGAGGATGTGTTGCGGCCATGCCCTTGCTTAAAAGGATACCAACTTCTGTACTTTGGGGCTATTTTGCCTTCATGGCCATTGAAAGCTTACCTGGTAACCAGTTTTGGGAGCGGATCTTATTGATCTTCACTGCTCCGAGCAGAAGATACAA AGTACTGGAGAACTATCACGCTACATTTGTGGAAACTGTCCCTTTCAAGACAATTTTAGTATTTACTATTTTCCAGACTGCTTACTTGCTAGTCTGTTTTGGGATAACATGGGTTCCAATTGCTGGAGTACTTTTCCCTGTAATGATCATGCTACTGGTTCCAGTGCGACAGTATGTTTTGCCGAGGTTTTTCAAAGGAGCGCACCTTCAAGATTTAGATGCTGCTGAGTATGAAGAGGCACCAGCATTATCATTCAACCTTGCCTCT GAGAGAGAGATGAGTAGAACTACTTCATTTACAAGAGAAATGAGTAGATCTGCTTCATTTGCAAAAGATATCAGTAGAAATACTTCATTTGCAAAAGATATGAGTAGATCTTCTTCATTTGCATCTGATGGGGAAATTTTAGATGGGATGGTTACTCGTAGTCGCGGTGAGATTAGACGCATGTGCAGTCTCAAGCATACCAGTTGCAGCGAAACATCATCAAAGGAATTGAAAAGCCTTCAGAGCCCCCGGGTTTCTGAGAAGGTATACAGCCCTCGTGTAAGTGAACTAAAAGGAGAGCTAAGTCCTCGGCAACGTGCAAGAGGACCATTCAGTCCAAGTGCAGGAGAATCAAAACCATCTAATCTAGGTAAAAGTGGCTAG
- the LOC102609146 gene encoding probable inactive DNA (cytosine-5)-methyltransferase DRM3 isoform X1, with translation MFVLRRDRSFIYFFIFYFPLCVVGYCKFASMGDLPSQNNGENGDKAKAIVPKPEILDFELPADRACASSMHVGENIASSSGSNLRSSFIGMGFSPSLVDKVIEEKGQDNVDLLLETLIEYNALQESNSQSSDSLDTLFGDKDANSPPEISTMVQPKEEPNVMDEGLHIEKRASLLMMNFSVNEVDFALDKLGKDAPVYELVDFITAAQISENFEKETDDAPHDNDGTNEDKSDETLYGTMEITLQLLEMGFSENQVSLAIEKFGSKTPISELADKIFSGQIFLDTPRSRSYDTVKVKTEYCSPDVVSQSRKMNTSETSRGKRPREEYFDDFSNSTSQFQHVDFQENRKGKRPKQESLDDSSSFLDSSWEEKVKPNSSRYGMQQAFNSNPCRSINKVVAQPPYFFYGNVVDVSIDCWVKMSHFLYSLEPEFVNSQYFSALSRREGYLHNLPTTNRFHIPPEPPMTIQDAIPHTKKWWPSWDTRKHLSCINSGTGGISQLCERFEKLLRDSRGVLSSQQQRDILHRSEKLNLVWVGAYKLGPVDPEHIELILGYPSNHTQAAGNSLTARLESLRHCFQTDTLGYHLSVLKSMFPGGLTMLSVFSGIGGAEVTLHRLGIKLKGVISIETSETNRRILKRWWESSGQTGELVQIEDIQALTTKKFESLIHKLGSIDFVICQNSVPQIPNSKQISNSKDPKMAAESDNLPDFDFSLYYEFVRVVQRVRSMKR, from the exons ATGTTTGTTTTGCGGAGAGACAGaagtttcatttatttttttattttttattttcctctctGTGTTGTTGGCTATTGTAAATTTGCCTCCATG GGCGACTTGCCAAGCCAGAACAATGGCGAAAATGGagataaagcaaaagcaattGTGCCGAAGCCTGAGATCCTTGACTTCGAGTTGCCGGCGGATAGGGCTTGCGCGAGCTCGATGCATGTCGGG GAAAACATTGCAAGTTCGTCTGGGAGTAATTTAAGGTCATCTTTTATTGGGATGGGATTTTCACCATCTCTTGTCGATAAAGTGATTGAAGAAAAGG GTCAAGACAATGTGGACTTGTTATTGGAGACACTAATTGAATATAAC GCTCTTCAAGAATCCAATTCTCAATCGTCAGATTCTCTGGATACCTTGTTTGGCGACAAGGATGCTAACAGTCCACCAGAAATTTCCACAATGGTCCAACCAAAAGAG GAACCCAATGTAATGGACGAAGGATTACATATTGAAAAAAGGGCCTCTTTACTAATGATGAATTTTTCTGTAAATGAAGTTGACTTTGCATTGGATAAGCTTG GCAAAGATGCTCCTGTTTATGAACTGGTGGACTTCATCACTGCTGCTCAGATATCAGAAAATTTCGAAAAGGAAACAGATGATGCACCTCATGACAATGATGGAACGAATGAG GATAAAAGTGATGAGACCTTGTATGGGACCATGGAAATAACTCTTCAGTTGCTTGAAATGGGTTTCTCTGAAAATCAAGTTTCATTAGCAATTGAGAAATTTG GCTCAAAGACTCCAATTTCAGAGCTTGCTGACAAAATTTTCTCTGGTCAAATTTTCTTGGACACCCCTAGAAGTCGGTCATATGATACGGTAAAAGTTAAAACTGAGTATTGCAGTCCGGATGTTGTCTCTCAGTCAAGGAAAATGAACACAAGTGAAACTAGTAGAGGTAAAAGGCCAAGGGAAGAGTATTTTGATGACTTTTCAAATAGCACTTCTCAGTTTCAGCACGTTGATTTTCAGGAAAACCGTAAAGGGAAACGGCCAAAACAAGAGTCATTGGATGACTCTAGTTCTTTCCTTGACTCATCGTGGGAAGAAAAAGTGAAGCCTAATAGTTCCAGATATGGAATGCAGCAAGCATTCAATTCCAATCCATGCAGGAGTATTAATAAAGTGGTGGCACAACCTCCATATTTCTTTTATGGAAACGTCGTGGATGTGTCAATAGATTGCTGGGTGAAAATGTCTCATTTCTTGTATTCACTTGAGCCTGAATTTGTAAATTCTCAGTATTTCTCGGCACTGAGTAGGAGAGAAGGGTATCTACACAATCTTCCAACTACAAATAGGTTTCACATACCTCCGGAACCTCCGATGACTATACAAGATGCAATTCCGCATACTAAGAAATGGTGGCCATCATGGGATACGAGGAAGCATTTGAGCTGCATCAACTCTGGAACTGGTGGGATATCTCAGCTCTGTGAGAGGTTTGAGAAACTACTCAGAGATTCTCGAGGAGTGCTGTCATCACAGCAGCAGAGAGATATTCTTCATCGCTCTGAGAAATTGAATCTTGTTTGGGTTGGGGCGTACAAACTTGGACCTGTAGATCCTGAACATATAGAACTTATACTAGGCTACCCATCAAATCACACTCAAGCTGCTGGAAATAGTTTAACAGCAAGACTTGAATCACTCAGACACTGCTTTCAGACGGACACCTTGGGTTACCACCTCTCTGTCTTGAAATCTATGTTCCCTGGAGGGCTAACTATGTTGTCAGTCTTCAGCGGAATTGGTGGAGCAGAAGTTACTTTACACCGGCTTGGCATCAAGTTGAAAGGTGTTATTTCCATAGAGACTTCTGAAACTAATCGAAGGATTCTCAAGAGGTGGTGGGAAAGTAGTGGTCAAACCGGAGAGTTGGTGCAGATAGAGGACATTCAGGCCCTGACAACTAAAAAGTTTGAGAGTCTTATCCACAAACTTGGCAGTATCGACTTCGTAATCTGTCAGAACTCAGTCCCTCAGATTCCAAATTCAAAGCagatttcaaattcaaaggatCCCAAAATGGCCGCAGAGAGTGACAATCTGCCTGATTTCGACTTCTCTTTGTATTATGAGTTTGTTCGTGTTGTGCAACGTGTAAGGAGTATGAAGAGGTGA
- the LOC102609146 gene encoding probable inactive DNA (cytosine-5)-methyltransferase DRM3 isoform X3, whose amino-acid sequence MSVWQPPLIENIASSSGSNLRSSFIGMGFSPSLVDKVIEEKGQDNVDLLLETLIEYNALQESNSQSSDSLDTLFGDKDANSPPEISTMVQPKEEPNVMDEGLHIEKRASLLMMNFSVNEVDFALDKLGKDAPVYELVDFITAAQISENFEKETDDAPHDNDGTNEDKSDETLYGTMEITLQLLEMGFSENQVSLAIEKFGSKTPISELADKIFSGQIFLDTPRSRSYDTVKVKTEYCSPDVVSQSRKMNTSETSRGKRPREEYFDDFSNSTSQFQHVDFQENRKGKRPKQESLDDSSSFLDSSWEEKVKPNSSRYGMQQAFNSNPCRSINKVVAQPPYFFYGNVVDVSIDCWVKMSHFLYSLEPEFVNSQYFSALSRREGYLHNLPTTNRFHIPPEPPMTIQDAIPHTKKWWPSWDTRKHLSCINSGTGGISQLCERFEKLLRDSRGVLSSQQQRDILHRSEKLNLVWVGAYKLGPVDPEHIELILGYPSNHTQAAGNSLTARLESLRHCFQTDTLGYHLSVLKSMFPGGLTMLSVFSGIGGAEVTLHRLGIKLKGVISIETSETNRRILKRWWESSGQTGELVQIEDIQALTTKKFESLIHKLGSIDFVICQNSVPQIPNSKQISNSKDPKMAAESDNLPDFDFSLYYEFVRVVQRVRSMKR is encoded by the exons ATGAGTGTTTGGCAACCACCACTAATT GAAAACATTGCAAGTTCGTCTGGGAGTAATTTAAGGTCATCTTTTATTGGGATGGGATTTTCACCATCTCTTGTCGATAAAGTGATTGAAGAAAAGG GTCAAGACAATGTGGACTTGTTATTGGAGACACTAATTGAATATAAC GCTCTTCAAGAATCCAATTCTCAATCGTCAGATTCTCTGGATACCTTGTTTGGCGACAAGGATGCTAACAGTCCACCAGAAATTTCCACAATGGTCCAACCAAAAGAG GAACCCAATGTAATGGACGAAGGATTACATATTGAAAAAAGGGCCTCTTTACTAATGATGAATTTTTCTGTAAATGAAGTTGACTTTGCATTGGATAAGCTTG GCAAAGATGCTCCTGTTTATGAACTGGTGGACTTCATCACTGCTGCTCAGATATCAGAAAATTTCGAAAAGGAAACAGATGATGCACCTCATGACAATGATGGAACGAATGAG GATAAAAGTGATGAGACCTTGTATGGGACCATGGAAATAACTCTTCAGTTGCTTGAAATGGGTTTCTCTGAAAATCAAGTTTCATTAGCAATTGAGAAATTTG GCTCAAAGACTCCAATTTCAGAGCTTGCTGACAAAATTTTCTCTGGTCAAATTTTCTTGGACACCCCTAGAAGTCGGTCATATGATACGGTAAAAGTTAAAACTGAGTATTGCAGTCCGGATGTTGTCTCTCAGTCAAGGAAAATGAACACAAGTGAAACTAGTAGAGGTAAAAGGCCAAGGGAAGAGTATTTTGATGACTTTTCAAATAGCACTTCTCAGTTTCAGCACGTTGATTTTCAGGAAAACCGTAAAGGGAAACGGCCAAAACAAGAGTCATTGGATGACTCTAGTTCTTTCCTTGACTCATCGTGGGAAGAAAAAGTGAAGCCTAATAGTTCCAGATATGGAATGCAGCAAGCATTCAATTCCAATCCATGCAGGAGTATTAATAAAGTGGTGGCACAACCTCCATATTTCTTTTATGGAAACGTCGTGGATGTGTCAATAGATTGCTGGGTGAAAATGTCTCATTTCTTGTATTCACTTGAGCCTGAATTTGTAAATTCTCAGTATTTCTCGGCACTGAGTAGGAGAGAAGGGTATCTACACAATCTTCCAACTACAAATAGGTTTCACATACCTCCGGAACCTCCGATGACTATACAAGATGCAATTCCGCATACTAAGAAATGGTGGCCATCATGGGATACGAGGAAGCATTTGAGCTGCATCAACTCTGGAACTGGTGGGATATCTCAGCTCTGTGAGAGGTTTGAGAAACTACTCAGAGATTCTCGAGGAGTGCTGTCATCACAGCAGCAGAGAGATATTCTTCATCGCTCTGAGAAATTGAATCTTGTTTGGGTTGGGGCGTACAAACTTGGACCTGTAGATCCTGAACATATAGAACTTATACTAGGCTACCCATCAAATCACACTCAAGCTGCTGGAAATAGTTTAACAGCAAGACTTGAATCACTCAGACACTGCTTTCAGACGGACACCTTGGGTTACCACCTCTCTGTCTTGAAATCTATGTTCCCTGGAGGGCTAACTATGTTGTCAGTCTTCAGCGGAATTGGTGGAGCAGAAGTTACTTTACACCGGCTTGGCATCAAGTTGAAAGGTGTTATTTCCATAGAGACTTCTGAAACTAATCGAAGGATTCTCAAGAGGTGGTGGGAAAGTAGTGGTCAAACCGGAGAGTTGGTGCAGATAGAGGACATTCAGGCCCTGACAACTAAAAAGTTTGAGAGTCTTATCCACAAACTTGGCAGTATCGACTTCGTAATCTGTCAGAACTCAGTCCCTCAGATTCCAAATTCAAAGCagatttcaaattcaaaggatCCCAAAATGGCCGCAGAGAGTGACAATCTGCCTGATTTCGACTTCTCTTTGTATTATGAGTTTGTTCGTGTTGTGCAACGTGTAAGGAGTATGAAGAGGTGA
- the LOC102609146 gene encoding probable inactive DNA (cytosine-5)-methyltransferase DRM3 isoform X2, whose translation MFVLRRDRSFIYFFIFYFPLCVVGYCKFASMGDLPSQNNGENGDKAKAIVPKPEILDFELPADRACASSMHVGALQESNSQSSDSLDTLFGDKDANSPPEISTMVQPKEEPNVMDEGLHIEKRASLLMMNFSVNEVDFALDKLGKDAPVYELVDFITAAQISENFEKETDDAPHDNDGTNEDKSDETLYGTMEITLQLLEMGFSENQVSLAIEKFGSKTPISELADKIFSGQIFLDTPRSRSYDTVKVKTEYCSPDVVSQSRKMNTSETSRGKRPREEYFDDFSNSTSQFQHVDFQENRKGKRPKQESLDDSSSFLDSSWEEKVKPNSSRYGMQQAFNSNPCRSINKVVAQPPYFFYGNVVDVSIDCWVKMSHFLYSLEPEFVNSQYFSALSRREGYLHNLPTTNRFHIPPEPPMTIQDAIPHTKKWWPSWDTRKHLSCINSGTGGISQLCERFEKLLRDSRGVLSSQQQRDILHRSEKLNLVWVGAYKLGPVDPEHIELILGYPSNHTQAAGNSLTARLESLRHCFQTDTLGYHLSVLKSMFPGGLTMLSVFSGIGGAEVTLHRLGIKLKGVISIETSETNRRILKRWWESSGQTGELVQIEDIQALTTKKFESLIHKLGSIDFVICQNSVPQIPNSKQISNSKDPKMAAESDNLPDFDFSLYYEFVRVVQRVRSMKR comes from the exons ATGTTTGTTTTGCGGAGAGACAGaagtttcatttatttttttattttttattttcctctctGTGTTGTTGGCTATTGTAAATTTGCCTCCATG GGCGACTTGCCAAGCCAGAACAATGGCGAAAATGGagataaagcaaaagcaattGTGCCGAAGCCTGAGATCCTTGACTTCGAGTTGCCGGCGGATAGGGCTTGCGCGAGCTCGATGCATGTCGGG GCTCTTCAAGAATCCAATTCTCAATCGTCAGATTCTCTGGATACCTTGTTTGGCGACAAGGATGCTAACAGTCCACCAGAAATTTCCACAATGGTCCAACCAAAAGAG GAACCCAATGTAATGGACGAAGGATTACATATTGAAAAAAGGGCCTCTTTACTAATGATGAATTTTTCTGTAAATGAAGTTGACTTTGCATTGGATAAGCTTG GCAAAGATGCTCCTGTTTATGAACTGGTGGACTTCATCACTGCTGCTCAGATATCAGAAAATTTCGAAAAGGAAACAGATGATGCACCTCATGACAATGATGGAACGAATGAG GATAAAAGTGATGAGACCTTGTATGGGACCATGGAAATAACTCTTCAGTTGCTTGAAATGGGTTTCTCTGAAAATCAAGTTTCATTAGCAATTGAGAAATTTG GCTCAAAGACTCCAATTTCAGAGCTTGCTGACAAAATTTTCTCTGGTCAAATTTTCTTGGACACCCCTAGAAGTCGGTCATATGATACGGTAAAAGTTAAAACTGAGTATTGCAGTCCGGATGTTGTCTCTCAGTCAAGGAAAATGAACACAAGTGAAACTAGTAGAGGTAAAAGGCCAAGGGAAGAGTATTTTGATGACTTTTCAAATAGCACTTCTCAGTTTCAGCACGTTGATTTTCAGGAAAACCGTAAAGGGAAACGGCCAAAACAAGAGTCATTGGATGACTCTAGTTCTTTCCTTGACTCATCGTGGGAAGAAAAAGTGAAGCCTAATAGTTCCAGATATGGAATGCAGCAAGCATTCAATTCCAATCCATGCAGGAGTATTAATAAAGTGGTGGCACAACCTCCATATTTCTTTTATGGAAACGTCGTGGATGTGTCAATAGATTGCTGGGTGAAAATGTCTCATTTCTTGTATTCACTTGAGCCTGAATTTGTAAATTCTCAGTATTTCTCGGCACTGAGTAGGAGAGAAGGGTATCTACACAATCTTCCAACTACAAATAGGTTTCACATACCTCCGGAACCTCCGATGACTATACAAGATGCAATTCCGCATACTAAGAAATGGTGGCCATCATGGGATACGAGGAAGCATTTGAGCTGCATCAACTCTGGAACTGGTGGGATATCTCAGCTCTGTGAGAGGTTTGAGAAACTACTCAGAGATTCTCGAGGAGTGCTGTCATCACAGCAGCAGAGAGATATTCTTCATCGCTCTGAGAAATTGAATCTTGTTTGGGTTGGGGCGTACAAACTTGGACCTGTAGATCCTGAACATATAGAACTTATACTAGGCTACCCATCAAATCACACTCAAGCTGCTGGAAATAGTTTAACAGCAAGACTTGAATCACTCAGACACTGCTTTCAGACGGACACCTTGGGTTACCACCTCTCTGTCTTGAAATCTATGTTCCCTGGAGGGCTAACTATGTTGTCAGTCTTCAGCGGAATTGGTGGAGCAGAAGTTACTTTACACCGGCTTGGCATCAAGTTGAAAGGTGTTATTTCCATAGAGACTTCTGAAACTAATCGAAGGATTCTCAAGAGGTGGTGGGAAAGTAGTGGTCAAACCGGAGAGTTGGTGCAGATAGAGGACATTCAGGCCCTGACAACTAAAAAGTTTGAGAGTCTTATCCACAAACTTGGCAGTATCGACTTCGTAATCTGTCAGAACTCAGTCCCTCAGATTCCAAATTCAAAGCagatttcaaattcaaaggatCCCAAAATGGCCGCAGAGAGTGACAATCTGCCTGATTTCGACTTCTCTTTGTATTATGAGTTTGTTCGTGTTGTGCAACGTGTAAGGAGTATGAAGAGGTGA